One Prevotella intermedia ATCC 25611 = DSM 20706 DNA window includes the following coding sequences:
- a CDS encoding porin family protein, protein MKKVVLLTLLTLGLFVSTSANAQGVKFGVKGGLNVTDMNLDSKLLDKSNCMGGFIGPTIKFTLPVIGLGIDASALYDFREAKVTDRANQEKSVKQEQLSIPVNARYSIGLGSTASAFLFAGPQWSINIGDKDFEWTKGSSYSFKDSNFSVNAGLGVTLMDHLQISANYNIAMGKTADVKARDVMTDLTEKAKSRTNSWQIAVAYFF, encoded by the coding sequence ATGAAGAAAGTAGTATTATTAACACTCCTTACTTTAGGATTGTTTGTTTCAACCTCAGCAAACGCGCAAGGCGTTAAGTTCGGTGTTAAAGGTGGCTTGAACGTTACCGACATGAATCTTGACAGTAAACTGCTCGATAAGTCAAACTGTATGGGCGGTTTCATAGGTCCAACCATCAAGTTTACGCTCCCAGTTATCGGTTTGGGCATCGATGCTTCGGCTCTCTACGACTTCCGTGAGGCAAAGGTTACCGACCGTGCAAATCAGGAAAAATCAGTGAAGCAAGAGCAATTGTCTATCCCTGTGAACGCTCGCTACTCTATTGGTTTAGGTTCAACAGCCAGTGCTTTCCTCTTTGCTGGTCCACAGTGGAGCATCAACATTGGCGATAAAGATTTTGAATGGACAAAGGGCAGCAGCTATTCTTTCAAAGACAGCAACTTCAGTGTGAATGCAGGTCTTGGTGTAACCCTTATGGACCATTTGCAAATCAGTGCAAACTACAACATTGCTATGGGTAAGACTGCTGATGTGAAGGCTCGTGACGTAATGACAGACCTTACAGAAAAAGCAAAGAGCCGCACTAACTCTTGGCAAATAGCTGTTGCTTACTTCTTCTAA
- the gldN gene encoding gliding motility protein GldN: protein MKRIFLIVCVAAVAISTFAQPARRRAEQQKGTRSNANTITTRAQISFPTSAPMEEDVVWRRDIYRELNLVEDANAGLYYPTEPVGSQMNLFCYIFKLMMMGPRNGGISAYEYRMDGNEVFTDSARIKPLQFLDNYHVYYERTDRGIRLDNSDIPSAEVKGYYLKESAYYDQGTSTFHRKVIALCPIMYRADDFGDGEVKYPLFWVKYDDLAPFLSKQTIMTSNLNNAATMSVEDYFTMNRYQGKIYKTNNMLGRTLSQYCTTDSAMIKEQRKIENELLAFEKNIFGDAQKRDSVNSIAASKEDAKAVKKTNRRTRRSAETTTARPSRRSSSSSGTSNNAARVSVRRQRH from the coding sequence ATGAAACGAATATTCTTGATAGTATGTGTTGCCGCAGTTGCAATAAGCACCTTTGCTCAGCCTGCTCGCCGTAGAGCAGAGCAACAAAAAGGCACTCGCTCGAATGCGAACACCATAACAACGCGTGCGCAAATATCATTCCCCACCTCTGCTCCGATGGAGGAAGATGTGGTTTGGCGTCGCGACATCTATCGTGAACTCAATCTCGTAGAAGATGCCAATGCGGGCTTGTATTATCCAACAGAGCCTGTTGGCTCGCAGATGAACCTGTTCTGCTACATCTTCAAACTCATGATGATGGGTCCTCGCAATGGTGGTATCAGCGCATATGAGTATCGTATGGACGGCAACGAAGTCTTTACCGACTCGGCACGCATAAAGCCTTTGCAGTTCTTGGATAACTATCATGTTTACTACGAACGTACCGACCGTGGCATTCGACTTGACAATAGCGACATTCCATCGGCTGAGGTGAAAGGCTACTACTTGAAGGAAAGTGCCTATTACGACCAAGGAACATCGACATTCCACCGCAAAGTCATTGCGCTTTGCCCTATCATGTACCGTGCCGATGACTTTGGCGATGGCGAAGTAAAGTATCCTTTGTTCTGGGTGAAGTACGACGACTTGGCACCATTCCTCTCAAAGCAGACCATTATGACGAGCAATCTGAACAATGCTGCTACCATGAGCGTGGAAGACTACTTCACGATGAACCGTTACCAAGGTAAGATTTACAAGACCAACAATATGCTCGGCAGAACGCTTTCGCAGTATTGCACTACTGATTCTGCTATGATAAAGGAGCAACGAAAGATAGAAAATGAACTACTTGCGTTCGAAAAGAACATCTTTGGCGATGCTCAGAAACGTGATAGTGTAAACAGTATTGCTGCCTCGAAGGAAGATGCAAAGGCTGTGAAGAAAACCAATCGGCGCACACGTCGCAGTGCTGAAACCACCACTGCCCGTCCGTCTCGCCGTTCAAGTTCTTCGAGCGGAACGTCTAACAATGCGGCTCGCGTCAGCGTGCGTCGCCAACGACATTAA
- the gldM gene encoding gliding motility protein GldM, with product MAIIKRKVSPRQKMINLMYVVLMAMLALNISTEVLNGFSIVEESLNRTTGNSSMENKAIFDELEQMMQKNPEKVKAWFAMASTVRNMSDSLFNYAQQLKIDIVKEADGQDGDPLNIRNKENLEAAGIVMLAPGTGQGHKLYDAINSYRERILNFVTDPLQKKIIASNLSTAVPHHSLNKNWEEYMFENMPTSAAVTLLSKLQSDIRYAEGEVLHTLVANVGLKDLRVNKLQAFVVPSQTRLYPGETLTAQMLMGAVDSTQQPQVYVNGQLIRGNKITLRAGAPGKHTISGYMLIKDLAGNVIRRNFKQDYWVTGGPKPERYISPDGMQQVPAFEGVATIAADLMNVLYAGFDNPITISIPNTGQNDVQASMSGGSLVSRGGGKFIARPTSVGNPVTISVSAKGRKIGEYKFRVRKLPDPAPYIAMGADRFKSGALSKAALMSASGIHAAIDDGLLDIPFSVTSFRTVFFDNMGNAVPLASNGSQFSAQQKEQFRHLSRNKRFYITNVVVHGPDGTTRTLNGRNMEVIVQ from the coding sequence ATGGCAATCATAAAGAGAAAGGTTTCCCCACGCCAGAAGATGATTAACTTGATGTACGTCGTCCTCATGGCAATGCTTGCGTTGAACATCTCGACGGAGGTTCTCAACGGCTTTTCCATTGTCGAGGAGAGCTTGAATCGTACTACGGGAAACTCTTCTATGGAGAATAAAGCCATCTTTGATGAGCTTGAGCAGATGATGCAGAAGAATCCTGAGAAGGTGAAAGCATGGTTTGCAATGGCTTCAACAGTGCGTAACATGAGCGATTCGCTCTTCAATTATGCGCAGCAATTAAAGATAGACATCGTAAAAGAAGCCGATGGGCAAGATGGCGACCCATTAAACATTAGGAACAAAGAGAACCTTGAAGCTGCAGGAATTGTTATGTTGGCACCTGGAACAGGACAAGGGCACAAGCTCTACGATGCTATAAACAGCTATCGTGAGCGCATTCTCAATTTTGTAACCGACCCATTGCAGAAGAAAATCATAGCAAGCAACCTTTCAACTGCTGTTCCACACCATTCATTAAACAAGAATTGGGAGGAATATATGTTCGAGAATATGCCTACATCGGCTGCCGTAACGTTGCTTTCAAAACTGCAAAGCGATATTCGTTATGCTGAAGGCGAAGTTCTTCACACCCTTGTTGCCAACGTGGGGCTGAAAGATTTGCGTGTGAATAAGCTGCAAGCGTTTGTCGTGCCAAGCCAGACACGCCTTTATCCTGGCGAAACACTTACGGCACAGATGCTGATGGGTGCTGTCGATTCTACCCAACAGCCACAGGTTTATGTGAACGGACAACTCATTCGAGGCAACAAAATCACGCTGAGAGCAGGTGCACCAGGCAAGCATACCATCAGTGGCTATATGTTGATAAAAGACCTTGCAGGCAACGTAATACGCCGAAACTTCAAGCAAGACTATTGGGTTACGGGCGGTCCAAAACCTGAACGCTACATTAGTCCTGACGGAATGCAGCAGGTACCAGCCTTTGAAGGTGTGGCAACGATAGCTGCCGACTTGATGAATGTGCTTTACGCAGGTTTCGACAACCCTATAACCATCAGTATTCCAAATACAGGTCAGAACGATGTTCAAGCCTCTATGTCGGGTGGCTCCTTAGTTTCTCGTGGCGGTGGTAAGTTTATTGCACGTCCAACGTCAGTCGGAAATCCTGTAACCATATCTGTCTCAGCGAAGGGAAGAAAGATAGGAGAGTACAAGTTCCGTGTGCGCAAGTTGCCTGACCCAGCTCCTTACATTGCCATGGGGGCTGACCGTTTCAAGAGTGGTGCATTGTCGAAGGCTGCTTTGATGTCGGCTTCAGGCATACATGCTGCTATCGACGATGGCTTGCTCGACATTCCGTTCAGCGTAACAAGTTTCCGCACGGTGTTCTTCGACAACATGGGTAATGCTGTACCGTTGGCAAGCAATGGCTCACAGTTCTCTGCACAGCAGAAAGAACAGTTCCGCCACCTTAGCCGAAACAAGCGTTTCTACATTACCAACGTTGTTGTTCACGGCCCTGATGGCACTACCCGTACGCTCAATGGACGAAACATGGAAGTGATAGTGCAGTAA
- the gldL gene encoding gliding motility protein GldL, with translation MTRYSKYNIIYRLQKWIDTVPGQTFLNYGYSWGASIVILGALFKLTHLPGANIWLFLGMGTEVVVFFLSAFDRPFDKTDDGKEIPTHFQEDDEEIETVGINTKGNVASVRQTVVATDATAEEVARQTMPLADQIAAAVVNQQSQVIANAEQQTPEMVEAQTNYVDALKSLTEMLGKVNDQSQRLTRDSEEMENLNRTLTGITKVYEMQLKGASQQIGTIDQINEQTRKMAQQIEQLNKVYARMIEAMTVNMRVASPAVPTQPTTEE, from the coding sequence ATGACACGATACAGCAAATACAACATTATATATCGTCTGCAGAAGTGGATTGATACCGTTCCGGGACAGACTTTCCTGAACTATGGTTATAGTTGGGGTGCCTCAATCGTTATTTTGGGTGCATTGTTCAAGCTCACCCACCTCCCAGGAGCTAACATTTGGCTGTTCTTGGGTATGGGAACAGAAGTCGTGGTGTTCTTCTTGTCTGCTTTCGACCGACCTTTCGACAAGACAGACGACGGTAAAGAAATTCCAACACACTTCCAAGAGGACGATGAGGAGATAGAAACTGTTGGCATAAATACAAAGGGCAACGTTGCTTCTGTACGCCAAACAGTTGTTGCTACTGATGCAACAGCCGAAGAAGTAGCTCGCCAAACTATGCCATTGGCTGACCAAATAGCGGCTGCAGTGGTTAATCAGCAAAGTCAAGTTATTGCTAATGCCGAGCAGCAGACGCCTGAAATGGTAGAAGCACAGACCAATTATGTTGATGCGCTGAAGAGTTTGACCGAGATGTTGGGTAAGGTGAACGACCAAAGCCAACGTCTTACACGCGACAGCGAGGAGATGGAAAACCTCAACCGTACGCTTACGGGCATCACCAAGGTTTACGAAATGCAGTTGAAGGGTGCGAGTCAGCAGATTGGAACCATCGACCAAATAAACGAACAAACCCGCAAGATGGCGCAACAGATAGAGCAACTCAACAAGGTTTATGCCCGAATGATAGAGGCAATGACTGTGAATATGCGTGTTGCATCGCCTGCCGTTCCAACGCAACCTACAACAGAGGAATAA
- a CDS encoding SUMF1/EgtB/PvdO family nonheme iron enzyme, with translation MKMKKNILVLCLGIVMLGTLSGCFAGKSASMSGRGGEVTGVGGGKPFREPTPYGMTLVKRGWLKMGLSDQDSLWGKNTPVKDISVDGFWMDETEVTNSEYKQFVEWVRDSILRTRLADPAYGGDETYMITEDKSGNPVTPHLDWNKRLPRKPNEDEQRAFESLYTTNPVTGEKSLDAKQLNYRYEIYDYTTAALRRNRLNPAERNLNTDIEVDPEEVVMISKDTAYIDDEGNIHQETINRPLSGPWDFLNTYIVNIYPDTTCWVNDFRNSDNETYLRNYFSNATYNSYPVVGVTWEQANAFCAWRTDYLLKGLGREARFVQRYRLPTEAEWEYAARGKNQDEFPWENQDVKSGNGCFYANFKPDRGNYTKDGNLITSRTGIYSANSNGLYDMAGNVAEWTSTVYTEAGVKSMNDLNPQLEYKAAKEDPYRLKKKSVRGGSWKDPESYIRSAWRTWEYQNQPRSYIGFRCVRSLASSSSEAAKEAKKSSKKRKKNRK, from the coding sequence ATGAAGATGAAAAAAAATATATTAGTTCTTTGCCTTGGCATTGTTATGCTTGGCACACTCTCTGGCTGTTTTGCTGGGAAATCGGCTTCAATGTCGGGCAGGGGAGGCGAAGTAACTGGCGTTGGCGGCGGTAAACCTTTCCGCGAGCCTACTCCTTACGGTATGACCTTGGTAAAGAGAGGTTGGCTGAAAATGGGTCTTTCAGACCAAGATAGCCTTTGGGGCAAGAACACACCGGTAAAAGACATCTCGGTAGACGGTTTCTGGATGGACGAAACAGAAGTTACGAACTCTGAATATAAACAATTTGTAGAATGGGTACGCGACTCTATCCTTCGCACACGCCTTGCCGATCCAGCGTACGGAGGCGACGAAACCTATATGATAACCGAAGATAAGAGTGGCAATCCTGTTACTCCGCACTTGGATTGGAACAAACGATTACCACGTAAACCCAACGAGGACGAGCAGCGAGCTTTCGAGAGTTTGTATACAACAAACCCTGTTACGGGCGAGAAGAGTCTTGATGCCAAGCAGTTGAACTATCGTTACGAAATCTATGACTATACTACGGCTGCACTTCGTCGCAACCGTTTGAATCCAGCAGAGCGCAATTTGAACACCGATATAGAGGTAGACCCAGAAGAGGTTGTGATGATTTCAAAGGATACTGCCTACATCGACGATGAGGGTAATATACATCAAGAAACCATCAATCGCCCATTGTCAGGCCCTTGGGACTTCTTGAATACCTATATTGTAAATATATATCCCGATACAACTTGTTGGGTGAACGACTTCCGTAACTCTGATAACGAAACCTATTTGCGCAATTATTTCAGCAACGCCACCTATAATAGCTATCCTGTTGTGGGCGTTACATGGGAACAAGCCAATGCTTTCTGCGCTTGGCGTACCGATTATTTGCTGAAAGGTTTAGGCAGGGAGGCACGTTTTGTTCAACGCTATCGCTTGCCGACCGAAGCAGAATGGGAATACGCTGCACGTGGAAAGAATCAGGACGAGTTCCCTTGGGAGAACCAAGATGTGAAGAGCGGAAACGGCTGCTTCTATGCTAACTTTAAGCCCGACCGAGGCAACTATACCAAGGACGGCAACCTTATAACCAGCAGAACAGGTATTTACAGTGCCAATTCGAATGGTCTTTACGATATGGCGGGCAATGTAGCCGAATGGACAAGCACCGTTTACACCGAGGCAGGAGTAAAGTCTATGAACGACTTGAACCCACAGTTGGAGTACAAGGCGGCTAAGGAAGACCCCTACCGACTGAAGAAAAAGAGTGTGCGTGGCGGTAGTTGGAAAGACCCTGAAAGCTACATTCGCAGCGCATGGCGTACTTGGGAATACCAAAATCAGCCACGCAGCTACATCGGTTTCCGTTGTGTGCGTAGCTTGGCAAGCTCTTCGAGCGAGGCAGCAAAAGAGGCAAAGAAAAGTAGTAAGAAAAGAAAAAAGAATAGAAAGTAA
- a CDS encoding type IX secretion system membrane protein PorP/SprF, with product MFKRLISIISLYVLVSATALAQYDVSFSHYWEMEPYYNPASVGKENHLNVVGAYALDFAGYKNNPRVMYVGASMPLYFMRQYHGAGVSILNDQIGLFTHQRIAGQYAFRKNLFGGMLAAGVQLGLLLEKFNGSKLDPEDANDPAFARAEVNGQSIDLGVGLYYIRNNWYVGASVQHLNAPLVELGEKNELQIDKTYYLTGGYNIKLRNPFLTIPTSVMARYDGNGYRADMTARLVYTNEKKVLYGGVSYSPKNSVTAYVGGSFHNINVGYSYEMYTGTADVGNGSHELMVSYQTDINLQKKGRNKHKSVRFL from the coding sequence GTGTTTAAACGCTTAATATCCATAATCAGCCTGTATGTGCTCGTCAGTGCCACCGCATTGGCGCAGTACGACGTGTCTTTCAGTCATTATTGGGAAATGGAACCTTACTACAACCCTGCTTCCGTGGGAAAGGAAAATCATCTCAATGTTGTTGGAGCATACGCCTTGGACTTTGCAGGCTACAAGAACAATCCGCGTGTAATGTACGTCGGTGCCAGTATGCCGCTCTATTTCATGAGGCAATACCACGGTGCGGGCGTGTCGATTCTGAACGACCAAATCGGACTTTTTACGCATCAGCGCATCGCTGGACAGTACGCTTTCCGCAAGAATCTTTTTGGCGGAATGTTGGCAGCTGGCGTTCAGTTAGGACTGCTATTGGAGAAGTTCAACGGTTCTAAGCTTGACCCAGAAGATGCCAACGACCCTGCCTTTGCACGCGCCGAAGTGAACGGACAGAGCATAGATTTGGGCGTCGGACTTTACTATATACGCAATAATTGGTATGTTGGTGCATCTGTGCAGCATCTGAATGCGCCCCTTGTAGAATTGGGCGAGAAGAACGAACTGCAAATAGATAAAACCTATTATTTGACAGGTGGATACAATATAAAACTAAGAAATCCGTTTCTTACTATACCAACCTCTGTTATGGCACGTTACGACGGTAACGGTTATCGGGCAGATATGACTGCACGACTGGTCTATACAAACGAGAAGAAAGTGCTGTACGGTGGTGTGTCTTACAGTCCAAAAAACTCTGTAACGGCATACGTCGGAGGAAGTTTCCACAACATCAACGTTGGCTACAGTTACGAAATGTACACAGGTACAGCCGACGTGGGCAATGGAAGCCACGAGTTGATGGTGAGTTATCAAACTGATATAAACCTGCAGAAGAAAGGACGGAACAAACATAAAAGCGTAAGATTTCTATAG
- a CDS encoding DUF2795 domain-containing protein, with amino-acid sequence MYWTLELASKLEDAPWPATKEELIDYAIRSGSPLEVLENLQEIEDEGDVYDSIEDIWPDYPSKDDFLWNEDEY; translated from the coding sequence ATGTATTGGACACTGGAATTAGCATCGAAGCTGGAAGACGCACCATGGCCAGCAACTAAAGAAGAGCTTATCGACTACGCAATTCGTTCAGGTTCGCCATTAGAAGTATTGGAAAACCTTCAGGAAATTGAAGACGAAGGCGATGTTTACGATAGCATTGAAGACATCTGGCCCGACTATCCTTCTAAGGACGACTTCTTGTGGAACGAAGATGAATATTAA
- a CDS encoding cob(I)yrinic acid a,c-diamide adenosyltransferase, with protein MSKVYTKTGDKGTTSLIGGTRVKKSDIRIESYGTVDELNSFIGLLATYVDEKETADLLAEIQNVLFNVGCNLAMGESFKKEIKESVVADVLIEHVEKAIDRMQSAIPELKSFVIPGGSRSASTAHVCRTVCRRAERLIIALDESSEVDRNLMAYVNRLSDYFFVLSRYLNNIEKVDEKIWQNPCK; from the coding sequence ATGAGCAAAGTGTACACAAAGACAGGCGACAAGGGAACAACCAGTCTGATAGGAGGAACAAGAGTAAAGAAGAGCGATATTCGCATTGAATCCTATGGAACGGTAGACGAGCTGAACTCGTTTATCGGATTACTTGCAACCTATGTAGACGAAAAGGAAACCGCCGACCTTTTAGCCGAAATACAGAACGTACTCTTCAATGTTGGCTGCAATTTGGCTATGGGCGAGAGTTTTAAAAAGGAGATAAAAGAGTCGGTAGTTGCCGATGTGCTCATCGAACACGTAGAAAAAGCCATCGACAGAATGCAATCTGCCATTCCCGAACTGAAGAGTTTCGTTATTCCCGGTGGCAGTCGTTCGGCTTCAACCGCCCATGTTTGCCGCACGGTTTGTAGGCGTGCCGAGCGTCTTATCATAGCTTTAGACGAGAGTTCAGAGGTAGACAGGAATCTGATGGCGTATGTAAACCGCTTGTCGGACTACTTCTTCGTGCTTTCACGTTATTTAAACAATATCGAGAAAGTAGATGAAAAAATATGGCAAAATCCTTGCAAATAA
- a CDS encoding ComEA family DNA-binding protein, with the protein MRNCVLVCVFALFFFVVNAQEQRDWQRLYDELMVTEEQEGLMNEENYDLLCSLAEHSIDLNKATREELEQLPFLTATQVEDILAYIYQYRGMRSVGELLMIESLDAARSELLSYFVTIKVDEQRHFPTLATILKRGKHDVTLTMKVPFYERKGDKNGYLGYPYTHSLRYKFSYSDYFQVGLVGAQDAGEPFFANRNTLGYDHYSFYVAVRKLGRIKSAVAGRYKVRFGQGLVINNDFSFGKTMSLLSQGRSYTAVRPHSSRSQANYLQGGAATVALTRHIDLSAFASYRKNDAILNDDGTIRTLLKSGYHRTPTEMEKKNNISQTTFGGNLQWGNYGFRAGLTALYTHFDRPLMPNTAQIYRADYPQGYDFWNVGVNYGYVNPRWSANGETAMGGNGAVATLNSVSFQPSKRLSLTAIQRYYGSRYWALHANAFSEGGQMRNEMGMLIGANWTVNRFLTLAAYTDYAYFRKPRYRASAASSAWDNYISAVYTRGNLSFLARYRLKIRQKDNADHTKLINEHTQRACFAFTYSGLNWDCKTQADLAYNHHKSSSFGYMLSEFVAWQPLSWLQTSANIGYFHTADFASRLYIYERSMLYSFSFPAFYGEGIRWSVFARANLRKKLSVLLKVGTTHYFDRKHISSGLQQVNRSELTDVEVQLHWKI; encoded by the coding sequence ATGAGAAACTGTGTTTTGGTGTGTGTGTTTGCCTTGTTTTTCTTTGTTGTGAATGCGCAAGAGCAGCGCGATTGGCAGCGGCTGTATGACGAGTTGATGGTTACGGAGGAGCAGGAGGGACTGATGAATGAGGAAAATTACGATTTGCTGTGCAGCTTGGCCGAGCACTCCATTGACTTGAATAAGGCAACACGCGAGGAGTTGGAGCAGCTTCCGTTTCTTACGGCTACACAGGTGGAAGACATTTTGGCTTATATTTATCAGTATCGTGGTATGCGGTCGGTGGGCGAACTGCTGATGATAGAGTCGCTCGATGCTGCAAGGAGCGAGCTGCTGAGCTATTTTGTAACAATAAAAGTAGACGAACAGCGGCATTTTCCTACGCTTGCTACGATTTTAAAACGTGGAAAACACGATGTTACCCTTACGATGAAAGTACCTTTTTACGAGCGGAAAGGCGATAAAAACGGCTACTTGGGCTACCCTTATACGCACTCGTTGCGCTATAAATTTTCTTATTCCGACTATTTTCAAGTTGGTCTTGTCGGAGCACAAGATGCTGGCGAGCCTTTCTTTGCCAACCGAAACACGCTTGGTTACGACCATTACAGCTTTTATGTAGCGGTGCGCAAGTTGGGACGTATAAAGTCTGCCGTTGCAGGACGCTATAAGGTACGGTTCGGGCAGGGTCTTGTTATCAACAACGATTTCAGTTTTGGCAAAACAATGAGCCTTCTTTCGCAAGGGCGTTCCTACACGGCTGTTCGTCCACACTCATCGCGTTCTCAAGCCAATTATCTGCAAGGCGGGGCTGCAACAGTGGCTTTGACACGCCATATCGACTTGTCGGCGTTTGCATCTTACCGCAAGAACGATGCTATACTTAACGACGATGGCACAATCCGCACGCTGCTGAAGTCGGGTTATCACCGCACGCCCACCGAGATGGAGAAGAAAAACAACATTTCGCAAACAACTTTCGGTGGCAATTTGCAATGGGGAAACTATGGTTTTCGTGCAGGTCTGACGGCACTGTACACACATTTCGACCGCCCACTGATGCCCAATACTGCGCAAATCTACCGTGCCGATTATCCACAGGGCTACGATTTCTGGAATGTGGGCGTGAATTACGGCTACGTGAATCCACGATGGAGTGCGAACGGCGAAACGGCAATGGGAGGCAACGGAGCTGTTGCCACTTTAAACAGTGTGTCGTTTCAGCCCTCAAAACGGTTGTCGCTGACTGCCATTCAGCGATATTACGGTTCTCGGTATTGGGCACTCCACGCCAATGCTTTCAGCGAGGGCGGACAGATGCGCAACGAGATGGGTATGCTGATAGGTGCGAATTGGACTGTAAACCGCTTCCTCACCCTTGCGGCTTATACCGACTACGCCTATTTTCGTAAGCCACGCTATCGGGCATCGGCAGCAAGCAGTGCGTGGGACAACTATATTTCGGCTGTTTACACCCGCGGAAACCTTTCGTTTTTAGCTCGTTATCGACTTAAAATTCGGCAAAAAGACAATGCCGACCACACAAAATTAATCAATGAACATACGCAGCGAGCATGTTTTGCATTCACCTATTCGGGGTTGAACTGGGATTGCAAAACGCAGGCAGACCTTGCCTACAACCACCATAAAAGCAGTAGTTTCGGCTATATGCTAAGCGAATTTGTTGCTTGGCAACCTCTTTCGTGGCTTCAAACCTCAGCAAATATCGGTTATTTCCACACTGCCGACTTCGCTTCTCGCCTGTATATCTACGAACGCAGTATGCTTTACAGCTTTAGTTTCCCTGCTTTCTATGGCGAGGGTATTCGTTGGTCGGTGTTTGCCCGTGCCAATTTGCGCAAGAAACTGTCTGTATTGCTGAAGGTAGGTACTACACACTATTTCGACCGCAAGCATATTTCGTCGGGCTTGCAGCAAGTGAACCGTTCAGAACTGACCGATGTGGAAGTGCAACTGCATTGGAAAATTTAG